In a genomic window of Leisingera caerulea DSM 24564:
- a CDS encoding DUF6455 family protein encodes MTTQADLKKHAELFDRMAATVGLDLEEEAVAGTLRFDEIAEAVLRCTRCGGVGACRKWLADGLRPGAEAPDFCRNRDLLGYLNEQQA; translated from the coding sequence ATGACCACCCAAGCCGACCTGAAAAAGCACGCCGAGCTGTTTGACCGGATGGCCGCCACCGTCGGCCTGGACCTGGAAGAAGAGGCCGTGGCCGGCACCCTGCGGTTTGACGAGATTGCCGAGGCGGTGCTGCGCTGCACCCGCTGCGGCGGTGTCGGCGCCTGCCGCAAGTGGCTGGCCGACGGCCTGCGCCCCGGGGCAGAAGCCCCGGATTTCTGCCGCAACCGCGATCTGCTCGGGTATTTGAACGAGCAGCAGGCCTAA
- a CDS encoding nitroreductase family protein: MPARNDAALEFLLSRRSRPAKTLVAPAPAREELREILTAAARTPDHGKLEPWRFIVVEQPAMARLAALCEETGTRLGKSPEDIAKARSQFDLGQLAVAVVEVQTPSPKVPAIEQSYSAGAVCLSLLNAALAAGWGANWLSGWASHDRGFCEAAFGLAENERIAGLIHIATESTAPPERPRPDLDAITTWMSA; this comes from the coding sequence ATGCCTGCACGCAATGACGCTGCTCTTGAATTCCTGCTGTCGCGCCGCTCGCGCCCTGCCAAGACGCTGGTGGCCCCGGCCCCCGCGCGCGAGGAGCTGCGGGAGATCCTGACCGCAGCCGCCCGCACGCCGGATCATGGCAAGCTGGAACCCTGGCGCTTCATCGTGGTGGAACAGCCCGCCATGGCCCGGCTGGCCGCCCTGTGCGAGGAAACCGGCACCCGCCTGGGCAAAAGCCCCGAGGACATCGCCAAGGCCCGCAGCCAGTTCGATCTGGGCCAGCTCGCCGTGGCCGTGGTCGAGGTGCAGACCCCAAGCCCCAAGGTGCCCGCCATCGAGCAGAGCTACTCCGCCGGCGCGGTATGCCTGTCGCTGCTCAATGCCGCGCTGGCGGCCGGCTGGGGCGCCAACTGGCTCAGCGGCTGGGCCAGCCATGACCGCGGCTTTTGCGAGGCCGCCTTTGGCCTGGCGGAGAATGAGCGCATCGCAGGCCTCATCCACATCGCCACCGAAAGCACCGCCCCGCCCGAGCGCCCGCGCCCGGACCTTGACGCAATCACCACCTGGATGAGCGCATGA
- a CDS encoding CDGSH iron-sulfur domain-containing protein, with protein MTDTPEIAQKAPFPVEVTEGKTYFWCACGKSSRQPFCDGSHKGTDFEPVKYKAEKDGKVFFCGCKHSGKKPLCDGTHSKL; from the coding sequence ATGACAGACACTCCGGAAATCGCCCAGAAAGCCCCCTTCCCCGTCGAGGTGACGGAGGGAAAGACCTATTTCTGGTGCGCCTGCGGCAAGTCCTCGCGGCAGCCGTTCTGCGATGGCTCACACAAGGGCACGGACTTCGAGCCGGTGAAGTATAAGGCGGAAAAGGACGGCAAGGTGTTCTTCTGCGGCTGCAAGCATTCGGGGAAGAAGCCGCTGTGCGACGGCACGCATTCAAAACTCTAA
- a CDS encoding DUF5677 domain-containing protein — MGKNAFSLDRFHQVVLEEVQKLEANGATNSDFFDQIEATASKLIAEVSDSFSANVFSKTKDLQEEVTASRKDFQIRNELRWEASFRELDVLIHTCSELGSFAKDYIWQESDNIGSSLCEAITTLHARSLRVSKEILALMRAGFPDGAMARWRTLHELATIGRFLTLAGNKIAERYIAARICQSKRAADRYELRRVKANLQPFEEKERRHINESYEEVLRLYGDEMKEDLGWARPFFSFKSPKARVTFDKIEKQTGLEHLQPWTKFAHQEVHASFVPPYRGLGVSESSKNVHLVGQSDAGMVDPG; from the coding sequence GTGGGGAAAAACGCATTTTCGTTAGACCGTTTTCATCAGGTCGTCTTAGAAGAAGTCCAAAAACTAGAAGCTAACGGCGCAACAAATTCAGATTTTTTTGACCAAATAGAAGCCACCGCGAGCAAATTGATCGCCGAAGTAAGTGACTCATTCTCCGCAAACGTCTTTTCGAAAACAAAGGACCTTCAAGAGGAAGTTACTGCAAGCAGAAAAGATTTTCAGATAAGGAACGAGCTACGCTGGGAAGCGAGTTTCCGAGAACTTGATGTTTTGATTCATACTTGCAGTGAATTAGGAAGTTTTGCCAAAGACTATATCTGGCAAGAATCAGACAATATCGGAAGTTCGTTGTGCGAAGCAATCACAACCCTCCATGCTAGAAGCCTGCGTGTTTCAAAGGAAATACTAGCTTTAATGCGCGCAGGGTTTCCAGATGGGGCTATGGCACGTTGGCGCACTTTGCATGAACTGGCGACTATTGGGAGATTTCTTACCCTTGCAGGTAATAAGATAGCTGAACGCTATATTGCCGCTCGAATCTGCCAATCGAAGCGTGCAGCAGATCGGTATGAACTTCGCCGAGTGAAGGCAAACCTTCAACCCTTCGAAGAAAAAGAGCGTCGCCATATCAATGAAAGCTACGAGGAAGTGCTGCGCCTATATGGCGATGAAATGAAAGAAGACTTGGGATGGGCAAGGCCGTTCTTTAGCTTCAAATCTCCGAAAGCCAGGGTTACATTTGACAAAATTGAAAAACAAACAGGGTTAGAGCACCTACAACCTTGGACAAAGTTCGCACATCAGGAAGTCCACGCCAGTTTTGTGCCACCATATCGTGGCTTGGGAGTTTCAGAATCCTCCAAAAACGTTCATTTGGTTGGGCAGTCTGACGCCGGTATGGTTGACCCAGGTTAA
- a CDS encoding YigZ family protein, which translates to MADGRDQAAPALTRLGVVLTDRGSRYAVTGAPAASRQDIDAVLAELKTDRAYAKATHNTWAAVLPTGGLKADDGESGAGMVILRMMEREGLRAHVIIVTRWYGGKKLGGDRFRRVQDAVRAYFDHLGAKSL; encoded by the coding sequence ATGGCGGACGGCAGGGACCAGGCCGCGCCTGCGCTGACGCGGCTTGGCGTGGTCCTGACCGACCGCGGCTCGCGCTATGCGGTGACCGGCGCGCCGGCCGCCTCGCGCCAGGACATCGACGCGGTGCTGGCGGAGCTCAAGACCGACCGCGCCTATGCCAAGGCGACCCACAACACCTGGGCGGCGGTGCTGCCAACGGGCGGGCTCAAGGCCGATGACGGCGAATCCGGCGCGGGCATGGTGATCCTGCGGATGATGGAGCGCGAGGGCCTCAGGGCCCATGTGATCATCGTCACCCGCTGGTACGGCGGCAAGAAGCTGGGCGGCGACCGCTTCCGCCGGGTGCAGGATGCGGTGCGTGCGTATTTCGACCACCTTGGCGCGAAATCCTTGTAA
- a CDS encoding DUF6455 family protein gives MKDMAAEAEGLGNIFRHLWLLRAVAEAAGIDLDREMKAGRLNGLDYARMVTSCRGAGCSKSCALWISSRRDEGPAVPDFCPSADLFKRLMP, from the coding sequence ATGAAGGACATGGCAGCGGAGGCCGAAGGCCTTGGCAATATCTTCCGCCACCTGTGGCTGCTGCGCGCGGTGGCAGAGGCGGCGGGCATCGACCTGGACCGGGAAATGAAGGCCGGGCGTCTGAACGGGCTGGACTACGCGCGGATGGTGACCTCCTGCCGCGGCGCGGGCTGCAGCAAGTCCTGCGCCCTGTGGATCTCGTCGCGCCGCGATGAAGGCCCTGCAGTGCCGGACTTCTGCCCCAGTGCAGATCTGTTCAAGCGGCTGATGCCCTGA
- a CDS encoding DUF6455 family protein yields the protein MQPLGDPLYHLRLMARMGQATGADLSGAFAAGKLSHEDWAAMITRCRGCAVPDQCEAFLAAHERAEAPMPGCRNADALVQLKGRA from the coding sequence ATGCAGCCATTGGGGGATCCCCTTTACCACCTGCGGCTGATGGCCCGGATGGGCCAGGCCACGGGCGCCGATCTGAGCGGCGCCTTTGCCGCCGGCAAGCTGAGCCACGAAGACTGGGCCGCCATGATCACCCGCTGCCGCGGCTGCGCGGTGCCGGATCAGTGCGAGGCCTTCCTGGCCGCTCATGAGCGCGCAGAGGCGCCGATGCCCGGCTGCCGCAATGCGGATGCGCTGGTTCAGCTGAAGGGCCGCGCCTGA
- a CDS encoding pentapeptide repeat-containing protein — translation MRDEIEAPEAPAAPQPKLKPANENPWYVLMTLYGDDHERNRLVWNAWAGQALTVGERNALVEKGMASALDVENLHALQQKITATFKSEFARRNVAKSDIPELPNPNHPVRLAKIYVEEEVNLSGRIFPRGLHLSNVRFGKNFFAEFSSFEEVCSASKVEFEGKVSFFGAEFGSDSNFSCFFKREVTFEYSRFKGQVTFKSTFGGDADFRKGKFVDEVNFLDAVFEGSSNFNAANFSGRVKFSGVSFGRPSSSQPNSPSFRDCQFQHPTSFHQAVFWNAYPDFSGAILHDKTTFTARRTPTESEVKSSSSLKGALYWPDHTQQDPESVRETCSTIRHILAKQGLPEDEHFFFRREMHFAGKIGSLWQRLPYLLFGLFSEYGYSILRPTLWLLGVWALGFAAFWGYLSGCCVPAPDTVIERPMGSAMALSFSNLFPLFGFGRVYFGAEFMMRLPAVLKTLAGLQTVASLPLLFFLGLGLRQRFRLR, via the coding sequence ATGCGTGACGAGATTGAAGCACCGGAGGCCCCAGCCGCCCCGCAGCCCAAGTTGAAGCCCGCCAATGAGAACCCCTGGTATGTGCTGATGACGCTATATGGGGATGATCATGAGCGTAATCGTCTAGTGTGGAACGCTTGGGCCGGTCAAGCTTTAACCGTCGGCGAGCGGAATGCACTTGTAGAAAAAGGGATGGCCAGTGCCTTAGATGTGGAAAATTTGCACGCATTGCAACAAAAAATCACTGCAACGTTTAAGAGTGAATTTGCGAGAAGAAATGTTGCAAAGAGCGATATTCCGGAGTTACCCAATCCAAATCATCCAGTTCGTTTGGCAAAGATATACGTAGAAGAAGAGGTGAACCTTAGTGGTCGAATATTTCCAAGAGGATTACATCTCTCTAACGTGCGGTTCGGGAAGAATTTTTTTGCTGAGTTCTCAAGTTTTGAAGAGGTTTGCTCTGCGAGTAAGGTGGAGTTTGAAGGGAAGGTATCCTTTTTTGGGGCTGAATTCGGATCAGATTCAAATTTTTCATGCTTTTTCAAAAGGGAGGTGACTTTTGAATATTCACGTTTTAAAGGCCAAGTGACTTTTAAATCTACATTCGGTGGCGATGCAGACTTCCGCAAGGGAAAATTTGTAGATGAGGTGAATTTCCTTGATGCAGTCTTTGAAGGGAGCTCCAACTTCAATGCTGCAAACTTCAGCGGGCGCGTTAAGTTTTCGGGGGTCAGTTTTGGAAGGCCTTCAAGTAGTCAGCCGAATTCGCCAAGCTTCAGGGATTGCCAGTTCCAACATCCCACCTCGTTTCACCAAGCAGTATTCTGGAACGCTTATCCAGACTTTTCGGGGGCGATCCTTCACGACAAGACTACATTTACAGCCCGCCGAACGCCAACCGAATCCGAAGTGAAGTCAAGTAGCAGTCTGAAGGGAGCCTTATACTGGCCTGATCATACGCAACAAGACCCGGAAAGCGTTCGTGAAACTTGTTCAACCATCCGCCACATCCTCGCCAAGCAAGGCCTCCCCGAAGACGAACACTTCTTCTTCCGCCGGGAGATGCATTTTGCCGGGAAAATCGGCTCTCTCTGGCAGCGGCTGCCTTATCTGCTGTTCGGCCTGTTCTCTGAATACGGCTACTCCATCCTGCGGCCAACTCTGTGGCTCTTAGGCGTCTGGGCCTTGGGCTTTGCCGCCTTCTGGGGCTATCTTTCCGGCTGCTGCGTGCCAGCACCCGATACCGTGATCGAGCGCCCGATGGGATCGGCCATGGCGCTGAGCTTTTCCAACCTGTTTCCGCTGTTCGGGTTCGGACGGGTCTATTTCGGCGCAGAGTTCATGATGAGGCTGCCCGCGGTGCTGAAAACCCTCGCAGGCCTCCAGACCGTCGCCAGCCTGCCGCTGTTGTTCTTCCTCGGCCTTGGCCTGCGGCAGCGGTTCCGGTTGCGGTAA
- a CDS encoding M48 family metalloprotease encodes MRRFLCLFALAVSACNVAIEPASQSAPVVQAPRVQGMAPGEARSAFATVSRRVEPVAERECRSRTQGLNCDFLIRIDPNPNAAPNAYQSLDRSGRPVITFTQRMLGQIANHDELAFVMSHEAAHHIRGHLARQAQNSALVSAGAGLITALAGGGSSSVSTAQDIGGFVGARTYSKDFELEADELGTIITHKAGYRPSIGVRFFNRLPDPGDRFLGSHPANPDRVRVVQATIDRYGLN; translated from the coding sequence ATGCGCCGTTTTCTGTGTCTGTTTGCCCTTGCTGTCAGCGCCTGTAATGTGGCGATTGAGCCCGCCTCGCAGTCCGCGCCGGTTGTCCAGGCGCCGCGGGTGCAGGGGATGGCCCCCGGCGAGGCGCGCAGCGCCTTTGCCACCGTGTCCCGCCGGGTCGAGCCGGTGGCCGAGCGCGAGTGCCGCAGCCGCACCCAGGGGCTGAACTGCGATTTCCTGATCCGCATTGACCCCAACCCGAACGCAGCACCCAACGCCTACCAGAGCCTCGACCGCTCGGGGCGCCCGGTGATCACCTTCACCCAGCGGATGCTGGGGCAGATCGCCAACCATGACGAGCTGGCGTTTGTCATGTCGCATGAGGCCGCCCACCACATCCGCGGCCACCTGGCGCGGCAGGCGCAGAACTCCGCGCTGGTCAGCGCCGGTGCCGGGCTGATCACCGCGCTGGCAGGGGGCGGATCGTCCAGCGTGTCGACGGCGCAGGATATCGGCGGCTTCGTCGGGGCGCGCACCTATTCCAAGGATTTTGAGCTGGAGGCGGATGAGCTGGGCACCATCATCACCCATAAAGCCGGCTACCGGCCCAGCATCGGCGTGCGCTTCTTCAACCGCCTGCCGGATCCGGGCGACCGTTTCCTGGGCTCCCACCCGGCCAACCCCGACCGGGTGCGGGTGGTGCAGGCGACCATCGACCGCTACGGGCTGAACTGA
- a CDS encoding DUF167 domain-containing protein: MGKPKKKDLPDLSHLCVPGTEIAVRATPKAARNAIVAAEGVLKISVTAAPENGKANDAIRRLLAAAMGTAASRLELRRGAAARDKLFVYQGAD; encoded by the coding sequence ATGGGAAAGCCGAAGAAGAAAGACCTGCCGGATCTGAGCCATCTGTGCGTGCCGGGCACGGAAATTGCCGTGCGGGCCACGCCGAAGGCGGCGCGCAATGCGATTGTGGCGGCGGAGGGCGTCCTGAAAATCTCTGTCACCGCGGCGCCTGAGAACGGCAAAGCCAATGACGCCATCCGCCGGCTGCTGGCCGCGGCCATGGGAACGGCGGCCTCCCGCCTGGAGCTGCGCCGCGGCGCAGCCGCGCGCGACAAGCTGTTTGTCTATCAGGGGGCGGACTGA
- the rimO gene encoding 30S ribosomal protein S12 methylthiotransferase RimO: MTSTPSSNPPSLRPDLAPEPQFREAPRDGQPTLGMVSLGCPKALVDSERILTRLRAEGYGISPDYAGADAVIVNTCGFLDSAKAESLEAIGEALKENGKVIVTGCLGAEPDYIREHHPRIHAVTGPHQYEQVLDAVHSAVPPSPNPYVDLLPAAGVKLTPRHFSYLKISEGCNHKCKFCIIPDMRGKLASRPVHAVLREAEKLVEAGVRELLVISQDTSAYGLDRKYSAHPWKGGEVRSHIQDLSRELGKLAPADELWVRLHYVYPYPHVRELIPLMADPENALLPYLDIPFQHAHPDVLRRMARPAAAAKTLDEINAWRATCPDITLRSTFIVGFPGETEAEFQHLLDWMDEAQLDRVGCFKYENVDGARSNDLPDHVPEEVKQERWERFMEKAQAISEAKLAAKVGQTMQVIVDDIDEDGIATCRTKADAPEIDGNLFIDEGVEELKVGDMVTVEVDEAGEYDLWGKTHFR; the protein is encoded by the coding sequence ATGACCAGTACCCCGTCCAGCAACCCGCCCAGCCTCCGCCCCGACCTTGCCCCGGAACCGCAGTTCCGCGAGGCGCCCCGTGACGGCCAGCCGACCCTCGGCATGGTGTCGCTCGGCTGCCCCAAGGCGCTGGTGGACAGCGAGCGCATCCTGACCCGGCTGCGCGCCGAGGGCTATGGCATCTCGCCCGATTACGCAGGCGCGGACGCGGTGATCGTCAACACTTGCGGCTTCCTCGACAGCGCCAAAGCCGAAAGCCTGGAGGCGATTGGCGAAGCGCTGAAGGAAAACGGCAAGGTGATCGTGACCGGCTGCCTGGGCGCCGAGCCGGACTATATCCGCGAGCATCACCCGCGCATCCACGCCGTGACCGGCCCGCACCAATATGAGCAGGTGCTGGACGCGGTGCATTCCGCGGTGCCGCCCTCGCCCAATCCTTACGTGGACCTGCTGCCTGCGGCGGGCGTGAAACTGACCCCGCGGCACTTCAGCTATCTGAAGATTTCCGAGGGCTGCAACCACAAGTGCAAGTTCTGCATCATCCCGGACATGCGCGGCAAGCTGGCCTCACGCCCCGTCCACGCCGTGCTGCGCGAGGCGGAGAAGCTGGTGGAGGCCGGGGTGCGCGAGCTCCTGGTGATCAGCCAGGATACCTCCGCCTATGGCCTCGACCGCAAGTATTCCGCCCATCCGTGGAAAGGCGGGGAAGTGCGCAGCCACATCCAGGACCTCTCCCGCGAGCTGGGCAAGCTGGCCCCGGCGGATGAGCTGTGGGTGCGGCTGCACTATGTCTACCCCTACCCGCATGTGCGCGAGCTGATCCCGCTGATGGCGGACCCCGAGAACGCGCTGCTGCCCTATCTGGACATCCCCTTCCAGCACGCCCACCCGGATGTGCTGCGCCGCATGGCCCGCCCCGCCGCGGCGGCCAAGACGCTGGACGAGATCAACGCCTGGCGCGCGACCTGCCCGGACATCACCCTGCGCTCCACCTTCATCGTCGGCTTCCCCGGCGAGACCGAGGCGGAGTTCCAGCACCTGCTCGACTGGATGGACGAGGCGCAGCTGGATAGAGTGGGTTGCTTTAAATACGAAAACGTCGACGGCGCGCGGTCGAACGATCTGCCGGACCATGTGCCGGAAGAGGTCAAGCAGGAGCGTTGGGAGCGGTTCATGGAGAAGGCCCAGGCGATCTCTGAGGCCAAGCTGGCGGCCAAGGTCGGCCAGACGATGCAGGTGATTGTGGACGACATCGACGAGGACGGCATCGCCACCTGCCGCACCAAGGCCGACGCGCCGGAGATCGACGGCAACTTGTTCATTGATGAGGGGGTTGAAGAGTTGAAAGTCGGCGATATGGTCACCGTTGAGGTTGATGAGGCCGGGGAGTACGACTTGTGGGGAAAAACGCATTTTCGTTAG
- a CDS encoding AsmA family protein: MKLIIRVVMALVLTVAVVAGLVLLLPGEKVARLAADQLEAQTGRQLGLGGKVSFTFWPVLGVKADAVTLSNADWAGPEPMLRAERVTIGVAAADLLQGNVRVTEISAILPHLNLATNADGIGNWVFGSGAAAGSTGSGEGSGTPLRIEAVELTGASLRYTAHGERPVEMRNADLSLLWPEPDGTVNAKATLRPAGEPVEIDAEIGTFAAFLAGEVSSVGATVTAPGGKGRFDGHADINGEASGRLTFGAENAVQTGGALGVFLPDALAQKVVFGADVTYTADGRLSMRDLAVELGRNKLSGAADVEFAKRPQITARLQGGALDFAAVTGAEKPDSRSVATEGWSRQEIDASALGLADATVDLSFDSLDTGSVKLGPSQVNVTVKRKRAVVKLLPASMFGGQVKGRLVANNRDGFSVDGKLSFSGVRLERALGETAGYRRLNGTALGELEFLGSGSSVDAIMRSLSGEGRLEAGKGFFTGFDLEQLMRSGGNGGSTVFDQLTASYTIEGGNLRNQDLLVLLKGFRAGGKGRIGLGARDLDYLFTPQLVRAGGDQVLTIPVRIRGSWEDPDIRPDFSQALQPKLDGIEQEAKDRVRQKLSEELDTEIAPEQDLNDLLKQRIEQEARDQLLKLLGGD; encoded by the coding sequence ATGAAGCTGATAATCCGGGTTGTGATGGCGCTGGTGCTGACGGTTGCGGTGGTGGCGGGGCTGGTGCTGCTGCTGCCGGGCGAGAAGGTCGCGCGGCTGGCCGCCGATCAGCTGGAGGCGCAGACCGGGCGGCAGCTGGGGCTTGGCGGCAAGGTGAGCTTTACCTTCTGGCCGGTGCTGGGGGTCAAGGCGGATGCGGTGACGCTGTCCAATGCGGACTGGGCCGGGCCGGAGCCGATGCTGCGGGCGGAGCGGGTGACCATCGGCGTGGCGGCGGCGGATCTGCTGCAGGGCAACGTGCGGGTCACTGAGATCTCTGCCATCCTGCCGCATCTGAACCTGGCCACCAACGCGGACGGCATCGGCAACTGGGTCTTTGGCAGCGGCGCGGCGGCAGGCAGCACCGGGTCAGGCGAGGGTTCCGGGACGCCGCTGCGGATCGAGGCGGTGGAGCTGACGGGCGCCTCCCTGCGCTATACGGCGCATGGGGAAAGGCCGGTCGAGATGAGGAATGCCGATCTCAGCCTGCTGTGGCCGGAGCCTGACGGCACCGTCAATGCCAAGGCGACCCTGCGCCCGGCGGGCGAGCCGGTGGAGATCGACGCGGAAATCGGCACCTTTGCGGCGTTTCTGGCCGGCGAGGTCTCCTCTGTCGGCGCCACGGTGACGGCGCCCGGCGGCAAGGGGCGGTTTGACGGCCATGCCGATATCAATGGCGAGGCCAGCGGGCGGCTGACCTTCGGCGCCGAGAATGCCGTGCAGACCGGGGGGGCGCTGGGGGTATTCCTGCCGGACGCGCTGGCGCAGAAGGTAGTGTTCGGCGCCGATGTGACCTATACCGCCGACGGGCGTCTGTCGATGCGCGACCTGGCGGTTGAGCTGGGCCGGAACAAGCTGAGCGGGGCGGCGGATGTGGAATTTGCCAAGCGCCCGCAGATTACTGCCCGGCTGCAGGGCGGGGCGCTGGATTTCGCGGCCGTCACGGGCGCGGAGAAGCCGGACAGCCGCAGTGTTGCGACAGAGGGCTGGTCCCGGCAGGAGATCGACGCCTCGGCGCTGGGGCTGGCCGATGCCACGGTGGATCTGTCGTTTGACAGCCTGGACACAGGCAGCGTCAAGCTGGGGCCAAGTCAGGTGAACGTGACGGTCAAGCGCAAGCGGGCGGTGGTGAAGCTCCTGCCGGCCTCGATGTTCGGCGGCCAGGTGAAGGGGCGGCTGGTGGCCAACAACCGCGACGGGTTTTCGGTGGACGGCAAGCTGTCCTTCAGCGGCGTCCGGCTGGAGCGCGCCCTGGGCGAGACCGCAGGCTACCGCCGTCTTAACGGGACGGCGCTGGGCGAGCTGGAGTTCCTCGGCTCCGGCAGTTCGGTGGACGCGATCATGCGGTCGCTCAGCGGCGAGGGCCGGCTGGAAGCGGGCAAGGGGTTCTTCACCGGGTTCGATCTGGAGCAGCTGATGCGGTCCGGCGGCAATGGCGGCAGCACCGTGTTCGACCAGCTGACGGCGAGCTATACGATCGAGGGCGGCAACCTCAGAAACCAGGACCTCCTGGTGCTGCTCAAGGGGTTCCGCGCCGGTGGCAAGGGCCGGATCGGGCTGGGCGCGCGGGATCTGGACTATCTGTTCACGCCGCAGCTGGTGCGGGCGGGCGGCGATCAGGTTCTGACCATCCCGGTGCGCATCCGCGGCAGCTGGGAGGATCCGGACATCCGCCCGGATTTCAGCCAGGCACTGCAGCCGAAGCTGGACGGCATCGAGCAGGAGGCCAAGGACCGGGTGCGCCAGAAGCTGAGCGAGGAGCTGGATACAGAGATCGCGCCGGAACAGGACCTGAACGACCTGCTGAAGCAACGGATCGAGCAGGAAGCCCGCGACCAGCTGCTGAAGCTGTTGGGCGGCGACTAA
- the mce gene encoding methylmalonyl-CoA epimerase, whose translation MIGRLNHVAIAVPDLEAASAQYRNALGAKVGEPQDEPDHGVTVVFIELPNTKIELLYPLGENSPINGFLEKNPAGGIHHVCYEVEDILAARDHLKAQGARVLGTGEPKIGAHGKPVLFLHPKDFNGCLVELEEV comes from the coding sequence ATGATTGGCCGTCTGAACCATGTTGCCATTGCTGTCCCCGACCTGGAGGCAGCCTCGGCCCAGTACCGCAATGCGCTGGGCGCCAAGGTGGGAGAGCCGCAGGATGAGCCGGATCACGGGGTGACCGTGGTGTTCATCGAACTGCCCAACACCAAGATCGAGCTGTTGTACCCGCTGGGCGAAAACTCCCCCATCAACGGCTTTCTGGAGAAAAATCCGGCGGGCGGCATCCACCATGTCTGCTATGAGGTCGAGGACATCCTGGCGGCGCGCGACCACCTGAAGGCGCAGGGTGCGCGGGTGCTTGGCACCGGTGAGCCGAAGATCGGCGCCCATGGCAAGCCGGTGCTGTTCCTGCATCCCAAGGATTTCAACGGCTGCCTGGTGGAACTCGAGGAAGTTTGA
- a CDS encoding DUF1467 family protein, translating into MGVTSAIVLYAVIWFLTFLVIIPIRLQTQGDRGEVVPGTHAGAPEKHFLKQKAWITTGVAALIWAIVAGIIFSGAITVRDFDWMGMLPEQG; encoded by the coding sequence ATGGGTGTTACATCAGCGATCGTTCTGTACGCAGTGATCTGGTTTCTGACCTTCCTGGTGATCATTCCGATCCGGCTGCAGACCCAGGGCGACAGGGGCGAGGTGGTGCCGGGCACCCATGCGGGCGCGCCGGAAAAGCATTTCCTGAAGCAGAAGGCCTGGATTACCACCGGGGTGGCCGCGCTGATCTGGGCCATAGTGGCCGGGATCATCTTTTCCGGCGCGATCACGGTGCGGGATTTCGACTGGATGGGGATGCTGCCCGAGCAAGGGTAA
- a CDS encoding EI24 domain-containing protein — translation MIFTAFFKTLGQTGDPRFRKVLFLGLGLTVALLIAAYAGFLVLIQWLVGPEATVPLLGEVTWLDDLLSIGSLLLMLLLSVFLMVPVASAITSMFLDEVAQAVEDRHYPALPPAPRVPFWDAVRDTVNFLGLLIAANIMALFLYVLFPPAALFIFWGLNGFLLGREYFTLAAARRVGTAEAKKLRRRHAGTIWAAGTLMAMPLSVPLLNLVVPILGAATFTHLYHALARK, via the coding sequence ATGATCTTCACCGCCTTTTTCAAAACCCTCGGCCAGACCGGCGACCCGCGCTTCCGCAAGGTGCTGTTCCTGGGCCTGGGCCTGACCGTTGCCCTGCTGATCGCGGCCTACGCGGGCTTTCTGGTGCTGATCCAATGGCTGGTCGGCCCCGAGGCGACGGTGCCGCTGCTGGGAGAGGTCACCTGGCTTGACGACCTTCTGTCCATCGGCTCGCTGCTCCTCATGCTGCTGCTGTCGGTCTTCCTGATGGTGCCGGTGGCCTCGGCCATCACCTCGATGTTCCTGGACGAGGTGGCACAGGCGGTGGAGGACAGGCACTACCCCGCCCTGCCGCCAGCCCCCAGGGTGCCGTTCTGGGACGCGGTCAGGGACACGGTGAATTTCCTCGGCCTGCTGATCGCGGCCAATATCATGGCGCTGTTCCTTTATGTGCTGTTTCCGCCTGCGGCGCTGTTCATCTTCTGGGGGCTGAACGGCTTCCTGCTGGGGCGTGAATATTTCACCCTTGCCGCGGCGCGCCGTGTCGGCACGGCGGAGGCCAAGAAGCTGCGCCGCCGCCACGCAGGCACCATCTGGGCCGCCGGCACGCTGATGGCGATGCCGCTGTCGGTGCCGCTGCTGAACCTGGTGGTCCCGATCCTTGGCGCCGCCACCTTCACCCACCTCTACCACGCGCTGGCCCGCAAATAG